The following are encoded in a window of Flavobacterium sp. WC2421 genomic DNA:
- a CDS encoding DeoR/GlpR family DNA-binding transcription regulator, whose protein sequence is MTIINRRQEDILKELDQKGYVNVVDLCETHNVSTVTIRKDLNFLENEKLLHRTHGGASKQPIYAFERDVSDKETLQVEQKKQIAEEALKYISNNDYIILGSGSNIHYLSRIIKGFHKLTVLTPSLKVSLELCKDTSIDTIQLGGDIRNSSTSAVGPIAEATLGQFSCNKLFLGTDGLHLEFGLSTSNALEAHLNKAMIDVAEKVIVLADSTKMNIRGFGKICNLNKIDVLITDSGIDNETKVKLEEFGIDVVVAGKG, encoded by the coding sequence ATGACTATAATCAATAGAAGGCAAGAAGATATACTTAAAGAATTAGATCAAAAAGGATATGTGAATGTGGTTGATTTATGTGAAACACATAATGTTTCAACCGTAACCATACGAAAGGATTTAAATTTTTTGGAAAACGAAAAACTTTTGCATCGTACGCATGGAGGAGCTAGTAAACAGCCTATTTATGCTTTTGAAAGGGATGTAAGTGATAAGGAAACGTTGCAGGTAGAGCAAAAAAAACAAATTGCAGAAGAAGCCTTGAAGTATATTAGTAATAATGATTATATTATATTAGGGTCGGGTTCCAATATTCATTATTTATCACGTATTATTAAAGGTTTTCATAAATTAACAGTCCTTACGCCATCGTTAAAGGTTTCGTTAGAGCTTTGTAAAGATACAAGTATTGATACAATTCAATTAGGTGGAGATATTCGAAATAGTTCGACTTCGGCAGTTGGGCCTATTGCAGAAGCCACTTTAGGTCAGTTTTCTTGTAATAAGTTGTTTCTAGGAACGGATGGTCTTCATTTAGAATTTGGTTTGAGTACGTCAAATGCTCTTGAGGCACATCTTAATAAAGCGATGATTGACGTGGCTGAGAAAGTTATCGTGTTAGCAGATTCTACAAAAATGAATATTAGGGGGTTTGGTAAAATTTGTAATTTAAATAAAATTGACGTTTTGATTACGGATAGTGGTATTGATAACGAAACAAAAGTAAAACTAGAAGAATTTGGTATTGATGTTGTCGTTGCTGGAAAAGGATGA
- a CDS encoding FAD-dependent oxidoreductase yields MKLSEQLTKLKQTPEWDVIIIGGGASGLGTALDAASRGYKTILVEAVDFAKGTSSRSTKLVHGGVRYLEQGDISLVREALKERGLMAQNAGHLVKNQSFVIPNYNWWGGYFYTIGLTIYDMLAGKLSLGKSKYISKKRTIELLPTVEQKGLVSGVIYQDGQFDDSRLAINIGQTAVEKGACLLNYTKVVNLLKDSKNQVTGVQVKNQETGEVFELKGKAIINATGVFTNAIMKLNDTVYRKYIVPSQGIHLVFDISFLPSDYALMIPKTSDGRVLFAVPWHDKIVVGTTDTLIKSHSLEPIALEKEIEFVLETAQRFLAKKPTRADVLSVFAGLRPLAAPEKEGKSTKEVSRSHKIIVSETGLITITGGKWTTYRKIAEDIIDKAITVRHLPKKECQTEHISIHGNIKTNTVDRENHLYIYGTDAPKILELQNEEPELKQKLHPNYDYTMAEVAWAIRYEMARTVDDVLSRRVRLLFLDARAAIAVSKKVAQLIAKELGHDEDWTEKQITEFKTLANGFLLSEFKIN; encoded by the coding sequence ATGAAACTATCCGAACAATTAACAAAACTAAAACAAACACCAGAATGGGATGTAATCATCATTGGTGGAGGGGCCAGCGGACTAGGAACTGCACTTGATGCTGCTAGCAGAGGGTACAAAACGATTTTAGTTGAAGCAGTAGATTTCGCAAAAGGCACCTCAAGTAGAAGTACTAAACTAGTTCACGGTGGTGTACGTTATCTTGAGCAAGGTGATATCTCTCTTGTAAGAGAAGCTCTTAAAGAAAGAGGTTTAATGGCCCAAAATGCTGGTCATCTTGTTAAAAACCAATCTTTCGTTATACCCAACTATAATTGGTGGGGCGGTTATTTTTACACTATAGGACTTACCATTTACGACATGTTAGCTGGTAAATTAAGCTTAGGCAAATCTAAATATATTTCAAAGAAAAGAACAATTGAGTTACTTCCCACAGTTGAACAAAAAGGATTAGTTAGTGGTGTTATCTATCAAGACGGTCAATTTGACGATTCACGTTTAGCCATCAATATTGGTCAGACCGCCGTGGAAAAAGGAGCCTGCCTTTTAAACTACACCAAAGTAGTTAACTTATTAAAGGACAGTAAAAACCAAGTTACTGGTGTGCAAGTAAAAAACCAAGAAACTGGAGAGGTATTTGAGTTAAAAGGAAAAGCGATCATAAACGCAACTGGAGTTTTTACTAATGCAATAATGAAACTAAACGATACTGTTTATAGAAAATACATTGTTCCAAGTCAAGGCATCCATCTTGTCTTTGACATATCGTTCCTACCTAGTGACTACGCATTGATGATTCCTAAAACAAGTGATGGACGTGTTTTATTTGCAGTGCCCTGGCATGATAAAATTGTAGTTGGAACAACTGATACACTAATCAAGAGTCACAGTTTAGAACCTATAGCATTAGAAAAAGAAATTGAATTCGTATTAGAGACAGCACAGCGATTCTTAGCAAAAAAGCCCACACGCGCAGATGTACTGTCCGTTTTTGCTGGATTAAGACCACTTGCAGCTCCAGAAAAAGAAGGAAAAAGCACGAAAGAAGTTTCACGAAGTCACAAAATAATTGTTTCTGAAACTGGATTAATCACTATCACAGGCGGAAAATGGACCACTTATAGAAAAATTGCTGAGGATATTATTGACAAAGCGATAACTGTAAGACATCTACCTAAAAAAGAATGTCAAACAGAACACATATCCATTCATGGAAATATTAAAACAAACACTGTTGATCGCGAAAACCACCTATACATATACGGAACTGATGCTCCTAAAATACTAGAATTACAAAATGAAGAACCCGAATTAAAACAAAAACTCCATCCAAATTATGATTATACCATGGCAGAAGTTGCATGGGCAATTCGCTATGAAATGGCAAGAACAGTTGACGATGTGCTTTCAAGAAGAGTACGCCTCTTATTTTTAGATGCTCGTGCAGCTATTGCCGTTTCAAAAAAAGTAGCTCAATTGATCGCTAAAGAACTTGGACACGATGAAGATTGGACAGAAAAACAAATAACCGAATTTAAGACTTTAGCCAACGGATTCCTTTTATCGGAATTTAAAATAAATTAA
- the glpK gene encoding glycerol kinase GlpK, with amino-acid sequence MQNKLILALDQGTTSSRAIIFNHSGEIVNISQKSFEQIFPKPGWVEHDPNEIWSSQISVAAEVIAKTGINGKQIAAIGITNQRETTIVWDRETSEPIYNAIVWQDRRTAKYCDELKAKGHAEMIQKKTGLVLDAYFSGTKVKWILDNVPGAREKAEQGKLCFGTVDTWLIWKLTRGAMFMTDVSNASRTLLLNIHTLEWDTELLELFDIPRAMLPEVKESSEIYGETCTTLFATKIPIAGVAGDQQAALFGQLCTKPGMVKNTYGTGCFMLMNTGEKPVYSKNNLLTTIAWKINGKTTYALEGSVFVGGAAVQWLRDGAKIIESAEEIEALASQVPDNGGVYFVPALTGLGAPYWDQYARGAIVGITRGTTNAHIARATLEGIAYQVYDLVKAMEADFGKKGTELRVDGGAAANNLMMQFQSDLFNFKVIRPKTLETTALGAAYLAGLAIGYWKSVDDLQQQWSIDREFTPEMPRNEVEILVHKWDRAVGRASNWIED; translated from the coding sequence ATGCAAAATAAATTAATCCTTGCCCTCGACCAAGGGACAACATCATCAAGAGCAATCATCTTTAACCATAGTGGAGAAATAGTAAACATATCTCAAAAGTCATTTGAGCAAATATTCCCTAAACCAGGATGGGTTGAACACGATCCAAACGAAATTTGGTCTTCCCAAATTAGTGTTGCTGCCGAAGTCATTGCAAAAACAGGAATAAACGGAAAACAAATTGCTGCAATTGGCATTACAAATCAAAGAGAAACTACAATTGTCTGGGACAGAGAAACTAGCGAACCTATTTACAACGCAATTGTTTGGCAAGATCGAAGAACCGCAAAGTATTGTGATGAGTTAAAAGCAAAAGGACACGCAGAAATGATCCAGAAAAAGACCGGTTTAGTTTTAGATGCTTATTTTTCTGGGACAAAGGTAAAATGGATTTTAGACAATGTTCCTGGAGCGCGTGAAAAAGCGGAACAAGGAAAACTATGTTTTGGAACTGTAGACACATGGCTAATCTGGAAACTTACTCGTGGAGCCATGTTCATGACAGATGTTTCTAATGCCAGTCGAACATTATTATTAAACATCCACACACTAGAATGGGACACTGAACTACTTGAGTTATTTGACATTCCAAGAGCAATGCTTCCCGAAGTAAAAGAAAGTAGCGAAATATACGGAGAAACTTGCACCACATTATTCGCAACAAAAATCCCTATTGCAGGGGTTGCTGGAGACCAACAAGCAGCACTTTTTGGTCAATTATGCACAAAGCCTGGTATGGTTAAAAACACATACGGAACGGGTTGTTTCATGTTAATGAATACTGGAGAAAAACCTGTTTATTCCAAAAACAATTTACTAACTACGATAGCTTGGAAAATCAACGGAAAAACAACGTACGCATTAGAAGGAAGTGTTTTTGTAGGAGGTGCTGCCGTACAATGGCTGCGAGATGGAGCTAAAATAATTGAATCAGCAGAAGAAATCGAAGCTTTAGCATCACAAGTTCCAGATAATGGTGGCGTTTATTTCGTGCCAGCATTAACAGGTCTTGGCGCTCCATATTGGGATCAGTATGCAAGAGGCGCAATTGTAGGAATAACAAGAGGAACAACAAATGCACATATTGCCCGCGCTACTCTTGAAGGAATCGCCTACCAAGTATACGATTTAGTCAAAGCTATGGAAGCTGATTTTGGTAAAAAAGGAACCGAATTAAGGGTGGACGGAGGAGCTGCAGCAAATAATTTAATGATGCAATTCCAATCTGATTTATTTAATTTTAAAGTAATTAGACCAAAAACACTAGAAACAACTGCTTTAGGAGCAGCATACTTAGCTGGACTAGCAATTGGATATTGGAAAAGTGTGGACGATTTACAACAACAATGGTCAATTGACCGTGAATTCACCCCGGAAATGCCAAGAAATGAAGTCGAGATATTAGTACATAAGTGGGACAGAGCTGTTGGACGAGCTTCAAACTGGATCGAAGATTAA
- a CDS encoding MIP/aquaporin family protein — MTPFIAEIIGTMLMILLGNGVVANVVLKGTKGNNSGWIVITTAWAFAVFVGVAVAGPVSGAHLNPVVTLGLAIIGKFAWSQVATYIIAQMIGAMLGAFLVWLSHKDHFAATEDEAAKLACFSTGPAIRNYSSNLISEIIGTFVLIFVIFYLAGPNVSIAVAADAKIGLGSIGALPVAILVWAIGLSLGGTTGYAINPARDLGPRIVHSILLKGNSDWSYAWVPIIGPIVGSSLAALLYLLLI; from the coding sequence ATGACACCATTTATAGCAGAAATTATTGGCACTATGCTAATGATTTTATTAGGCAACGGAGTAGTTGCAAACGTAGTTCTTAAAGGAACAAAAGGAAACAATTCAGGTTGGATTGTAATTACTACAGCATGGGCTTTTGCTGTTTTTGTAGGTGTCGCTGTGGCTGGCCCAGTAAGTGGAGCGCATCTAAATCCTGTTGTAACACTTGGACTAGCAATTATTGGTAAATTTGCCTGGAGTCAAGTAGCGACCTATATAATCGCTCAAATGATTGGAGCTATGCTAGGCGCTTTCTTAGTTTGGCTATCACATAAAGATCATTTCGCCGCTACTGAAGATGAAGCCGCAAAATTAGCTTGTTTTAGTACAGGTCCAGCTATACGAAACTATTCATCTAACTTAATAAGCGAAATCATAGGAACCTTTGTACTTATTTTTGTGATTTTTTATCTCGCAGGTCCTAATGTAAGTATTGCAGTAGCCGCTGATGCTAAAATTGGATTAGGTTCAATAGGTGCTCTACCTGTAGCAATTCTTGTATGGGCAATTGGATTAAGCCTAGGTGGCACAACGGGATACGCTATTAACCCAGCTCGAGACCTAGGCCCTAGAATTGTACATTCAATACTTCTAAAAGGAAACAGCGACTGGAGTTATGCCTGGGTTCCTATTATAGGCCCAATCGTAGGTTCAAGCTTGGCTGCATTATTATATTTATTGCTCATATAA